Within the Desulfotignum phosphitoxidans DSM 13687 genome, the region CAAAATCTGAATTAGATCCTAAAAATGATAAAAGATTCGAAACATTTTTCAAAAAAACAGTCAAAAATTATTCGGAAACAGATAAAAATATATCAATTATTCTAAGAAGTTAACAATATTTTTTCTTTAACACCCCCTTTCTCAACTTACCAGTTACAGTCTGCGGCATTGAATCAAGCAGTTGAGTGTATCCGGGTATTTTAAATCTGGCGACCTTACCGTCCAGATATTCAGCGACTTCCGAATGGGTTATTGTCTGGCCTTCAGAACAGACAATAAAGGCTTTTCCGGTTTCTCCCCATTTTTCATTGGGAACGCCCACAATGGCCACCTGCTCGATTTTCGGATGCTTTATCAATTCAGCTTCCACCTCAGCCGGATACACATTTTCCGCACCTGATCGATACATATCTTTCATCCGGTCCACAACATACAGATAGCCATCCTCATCCATATATCCAAGGTCTCCGGTATGCAACACGTCATCCACAATCGTGGTCCGTGTTTCCGCTGGCATATCCCAGTATTCTTTCATCACATTGGGACCCCTAGCCATAATCTGACCGATTTCTCCGGGTTTGACCCTTTGCCCTTTTTCGTTCTGAATCCATAATTCCGTAAAAAAATTGGCCACTCCGACAGACTTGTATTTCGATCGGGGTGCATGTTCTGGCATCAGGGCCATTGCGGAATTTTCGGTCTGGCCGAAGCCTGGAAGCAAATTCAAACCCTTTCTTGCCAGCTCATCATAAAGGGTCTGGGACGTTTTTTCTCCGCCTCCGTAGACGAACCGCACAGAACTTAAATCCACTTTATCCAGGACCCCTGAATTCAACACAAAACGCATCATGGTACTGAGCCCAAACACAATGGTAGCGCTGTATCTCTCAATGTCCAAGGAAAATTTCTCCGGATCGAATCCGGACCGCATCAACAAAGTCGCCCCCCTGCTCAAAGCTGGCGTGGAAACAGCGAAAAGACCGGCAGAATGACAAAGAGGTGCCTGCGATTGAACGATGTCCCCCTGTCGCATATCTGTATAATTGATTATTTGAAAACATTTGAAATAGGTCTGACCATGGGTGATGACAGCGCCCTTGGGACTGCCGGTCACTCCCGAGGTAAACAGTATTGTCAGCGGATCATCCAAATCAATGATGCGTTCAGGAATCGGTTCATCAGCAGGATAATGGCTGATGACACCCCGGTAGTCAAGAGCCCAGGCAGGACATTCACCATCTATGGTCACGCACACGAAATTTTCCTCTTTCAAATCCAGGGAATTCCGTATGGGGTCGATATATTCTTTGAATTGATCATTAAATACCAACATACTGCAATTGCACCGGTTAAGCTGGTATTTCAATTCCTGTGAAACAAGTCGGTAATTCATCGGGACAAAGATCAGTCCCAATTTTGCCGCCGCAAAATAGCATGCCAGAAACTCAGGACCATTCAGCAAGTCCACAGCAATCCGATCCCCTTTTTTCAATCCTTTTTCCGCAAAAAAATGGGCAACCCGGTTAGACTCCCGATTCAGATCCCTGTATGTCAAAGGCGTGTCCTCAAATATCAGGGCGATTTTATCCGGGCTAAACGCCTCACGCTTGCTCAAGATTTTTCCGATATTCCATTTCATGGATTCACCTGTTTTTGCATAACTGCCTCTAATTTTTCAAGACTTTCCACCCCACTGTTTTCAGCCAGCCTGCGGAGCATTTCCATGGATAAGTTTTTTCCTTTATCAATGGCTTTCTTTACATGGTCGTAGTATTTTTCCAGTGTTTTGTTACCAAAAGTTTCAAGCTCACTGGCAAGATAAACTTTAAAATCACTTCCGTCCTTAACCACGCTCCTATCCCGGCAGGTATGTCGATATACCACTGGATAAGCTGATTTTAGTTCTTCCTGCCATTTCTGTTCAATCTCGACAATTTTTCCAATAAGCGGGCTCTTGTTTATTGGTGGAATCTTGTTGTCCATTCTGGCATATTTTTCATAAACGAGATTCCGATTATTTCTCTGGGCCATGATTAAATCCCCGTAATAGGATTCCAACATGTCAAGGGACCAGAACGAATAGATACTTCCCCTGATCTTTTTGAATGCATCCGGTTGTTCCTGGCAGGGTGCGCTTGGCCCCCCATTGACCCTTTGAAACATGTTCAGTTCCATCTCAAGGATGCTTTTGATCAAAAACTTCCGGTTTTTTTTTAACACATCCATTTTATAGCTCCTTTTTTTTCAGGTTGGACTTGTAGAATCCACACGTTTTTTCCATTCCCTGAACTAATGGGGTGGACTGAAAACCAAACTTCCGGTAAAGCCTGGTCCCTGAATAAATCTGATGCTGATCAATGGAGAAAGGCAAAGGAATCCCTTGCTTTTCAATGGTGGCAACGGACATCCGGACGATCCTGATCTTTTTTCCGGAAATTTGCGCCAGTTTCTTCTCAGTTTGTATCTTATCAAACGCATAAAAAGCGTATTCCCCCAAGTTTGGCTGAGGGCCATCCAGAGTCGAAGAGGTCTCGTCCAGAGGGAGCATGGCAGAATGGTCCTAGACACTAATTGTGCTGACAAAGATATACTGACCGATAGTTCCGTTCATCAATTCCAGAACCATTTCCACATCCTCAGGCTTGTAGGCGCACAAATCGATGACTACATCCCAAGTCCGGTAAGGCAAATCGTGCCGAACGGAGAAAGGATCCGTACGATCGCCGTATATTTCGTTGACCTCAGACAAATTCAAAGGAATATTACCACGGTTGAAGGTGTGAACCTGACCTTTTTTTTCCTGCATCAGCCGATCAACCAAAGCCCTTCCCGCAAAATAACTGCCCCCCAGGATCAGGATATTCCGGCTCAATGGTCCCCCCAGACATCGCTGTGTCGGAGCATGTCAGATGAAATCCTGCTCTGAACCGAAAGGCTGTGGTCCAGCAAAAAATCACTGTTCGAATCACTGAGCCCCTGATTTTTCAATTCATTGATAACAGAAAGACTCAGACTTTCAACAATCGCTTGTTTATCCTCATCCTTTCGGATACGCATCAATGTGTTCACCTGATCATGGACAGCGGCCCCTAAGGCACCCAATTCCCTGGTTGCCCGGTGTTTCCATTTAAAAAATGGAGAATACCGGCGTTTCAGTAAAAAGACCAGCCCCATGAGGCCTGAACAGAAATCATGCAACGCATAGGCGGCAGCAAATATTTCCTTTCGCTTGGCACAGCGCATAAAATTGTACTGACCCGATCTGGCACATGCAGCACACCGGCAAGCAATTTTGAACATCCGGACATCTTCTGGATAAAAATCCAACAGGATTTGACGAATCCGGGAGAATCGGCCCAGTGGGTCACTAAAAACATCTCCGCTGGTACAGGCGCAAAGAGATTCATCTGACTGCCGAACCCACTGCAAAAGCGTTTCGGGCGCATGAGCCAGGCCGACAAATCGTTTATAAAAGTCTGATGTCTTGAAAACGCCGACTTTCCCGTTGCTCAACGGCCCGGGTTTTCGGACGAATCCCATGAACATGCGGGGCAGTTGATCATAGGCTGACTGAAGGGGCTTACCAATTTCATCAAAATCGTTGTCATCCAGCCAAAGGCAGAATCCTGGCCCCCAGTCATGATCCCTGGAAATCGGGTCATCAAATCCCAGACATTCAGAGCCCTCACCAACCATGCCTGCGGCAATCCGGTGGCGAAAACCAGAAAACTCTTTGCTGATCATGGATGCACCATGGCGTTCAAAAAACCTCCGGCACAGTTCAAGCCCCTTCATGATCGCCTTTCACGATAATAATTGCTGATTATTTTTCATCATAATGAAACACTCGCACTCCATCCAGACTATACACAGCATCTGCCTCCAGTTTTGTCACTAATTTTTCCGTGGTTTCAACTGTGAATCTATAGAATGCGCCCCGAAAGCAGTACCTGTCGAATCTCTGCCACTGAAAACATTCGACAAGTCAAATACTGGTGAGTCAGCATTAGACCTGTGCTCTATTGTGTCATTTCAATTACTTTTTCAACCAGTTTCTGGATTCCCGTGGCAACATCTGCAATGCCGGAGCCCAGCATATAGGCCGGGGTTGTTACGATGCTGTTTTTCGAGTCGACACAGATTTCGTCTACCTTGCACAAGGCATGTTTGACACCTAACGCATTAAGGGCTTCAATCACTTCCGGCTCGCTCCCGATTGTCAATTCAGGAGACCTGTCCTTCAGAGCCATACCCACGGCGACCGGTGCAATGCATAAAGCACCCAGTGGTTTTCCGGCTTCAATCATCTTTTTCAGAAATGAAGCCACTGACTCATTCACCTTTCCCTGGGGACCTTTAAAAGCAAATTCGCTTAAATTTTTAGCCGCTCCAAATCCACCTGGCAGGATAACAGCATCTAGCTCAGCCACATCCACCTCGTCAATATTCCAAATCTGCCCTCTGGCTATCCTTGCCGATTCAACCAGCACATTTCGAGTTTCCGACATCTCCTCCTGGGTCAAATGATTCACGACATGGGCCTGGGGAATGTCCGGCGCAAAACAGACCGCCTCAGCGTTGGACTGATCGATAAAAAAAAGGGTTAATACTGACTCATGGATTTCCGTTCCATCATACACACCACAACCTGAGAGCAATACACCTATTTTCTTTTTAGCCATACTTCCTCCTTTTCATATTCGAGTTCCATTTTTTTGTGCCAGTACCGTAAAATTTAATCAACAATCTTACGCAGGGTGACATAATTGTATAATTGCACTAACATCCTGGATATCGGACAGATGTCTAACAGATTCAACAATTTTTTCTGCATTTTCTAGATCAACAACCGGTAGAGCCAAATCCATAAATTTGTTTTTCATTTCTAAAAATGTCAGGGGATCTGAAGCAGAGCCTTTGGATTCCCGTATAAATATTTCCAGAATCCTGTTCTGTTGGGTAATCACTTTGATGATGGTTTCGAATTTTTTCAGACCCGGATTGAGTAAAACATTAACTTTTTCGCGAAAACGGATAATTTCGGGATCATGAATCCATTCATGGGTAAACATACCCGGAGTGACTCGACCTTTAACAAAAGCCAGGGCCGCACATTGATAAACACTGAACTTACCTTCCAGCACTCTTCTCGGATGTTTGATGTTGACAACACTGAAAGGAAGTTGTCCGAATTCGATCTGAATACTTTTGACATCCGCAGCTGTTATTTTTTCCTTTGCCTTCATAGCTTCGATCGCTTGAATGGTGGAATGGGTAGCCAGGGCTGAAGCATAGGGTTTGAAAGCAATATCCGTAATATGGTATTTCCGGCCAAGATCCTTCAAGAGCCGGCTGGGATCGGCTTTGGGCGCAAACACATTTTTCAGGCCAAACTTTCCCTCGAAGATTTCGTTACTGCTGTCAAAATTCCGCTTTGCCAAAGCAACAGAAAGAAGGCCATCCATGGCTGCTTTTCCGGCATGAAAGGGTTTACTCATGGTACCAAAAACCTCCCGTAGTCCGGAGACCTGGGTTCCGGCAATACCGAAGGCGTTAACGATCTGGTCCTGTGAAAGCCCCATGAGTTTGGATGCTGCCGCAGTGGCACTGAACCGACCAATCGTTGCAGTGGCGTGCCACCCATAATCGTAATGAGCAGTTCCGGCCGCCGCCCCAATTCGGGCTCCCACCTCAAAACCGATAACAAAGGCCGTGATCAGATCCCGGCCCGATGATTTCATATATTCCCCGACAGCCATAACTGCTGGCGCCAGACAAACACTGGGATGTGTTCCTGAATTCTTGTGGGTATCATCAAAATCCAAGGCATGGGACAAGGTACCATTGACCAGAGCAGCAAAAATCAGATTGGTTTTGATCCCTTTTCCAAGGATGGTGGCATGAGGATTACCCCCGACAATATCAACGAAGTCCATCAAAATGTCACTGATCGGCTCCCGTGACCCGCCCAAGGTTACCCCTATCCAGTCCAGAAGGCATAACCGGGCGTATCGATGAACGTCACGAGGAATATCCTCGTACTTGGTCTCATCAATGTATTGGGCAAATCGCTTTGTAACGGTCATGACACTTCCTTGATATCCATCAAACCATTGATGCAGCAACTATTTCCGCTATATCAAAAATTTTTGTTTCCTCCGTATGTTTTTTCAGGCCATCAGTCAGCATCAGCAGGCAGAAAGGACAAGCCACTGCTATGGTATCAGCATTTGTTTCCATGGCTTCTCCAGCTCTCTGCTGATTGATCCGGGAACCCAGTTCTTCAGCCCAGTAATTTCCTCCACCGCCACCGCAGCAAAAGCTTTCGTTCCGGTGCCGGGGCATTTCAACCAGCCCCCCCACTCCGGCGATGACGGTTCTGGGATCATCGTAAATCCCATTCCGCCTGCCCAGGTAACATGGATCATGATAAGTGATCAGCTGATCTTTTCGGACCAGGTTCAATTTTTTCTCGTCCATGAGGATTTTGATGAAAGAGCCGTGGGGAATGATTTCATATTCGCCGCCCAGTTTGGGATAATGGCGGGAAAAACTGTTAAAGCAGTGCGGGCACAGGGTGATGATTTTTTTAATCCCCAAAGCAGAAAAATCCTCGATATTCTGCTGCGCGATTTCCGCAAACAGGAATTCATTGCCCATCTGCTTGGCAGGATCTCCGGTACACCGGGATTCCTCAAGAATGCCGAAGGAAGTCCCTGCCTTCTGTAAAATTCGCACCATGGCCCTCCCGATTTTCTGAGCCCGCTGCTCATAGGCGACCGAGCAGCCGATCCAGAGCAGATATTCTGTCTGGCCGGGCTCAAAGATCGGCACATCCAAGTCCTTGCGCCACTCGGCGGCACCCGAACCCGTTCCGAAGAACGGATGAGCGCGCTGCTCAAGGCTGGCCACGGCCTTTCCCATAAGTTCCGGAATCCGGCTCTGCTCCATGACCAGATTTTGTCGGAACCGCATAATGGTTTTAGGCTGGTTGATGCTGACGGGACAGGCTTCCATGCAGGCCGCACAGGTAGTGCAGTTAAAAATCGCATCCATGGAAATACCCTCAATCAGCGATTCATCCAGTTTACCTGAGGCGAGCCGGTCCGCCAGGGTTACTATCACGCCCTTGGGAGACAGGGGTTTGTCCGTGTTATAGGCGGGACAGACTTCCTGGCAACGCCCGCACCACAG harbors:
- a CDS encoding NAD-dependent epimerase/dehydratase family protein, with translation MSRNILILGGSYFAGRALVDRLMQEKKGQVHTFNRGNIPLNLSEVNEIYGDRTDPFSVRHDLPYRTWDVVIDLCAYKPEDVEMVLELMNGTIGQYIFVSTISV
- a CDS encoding heterodisulfide reductase-related iron-sulfur binding cluster, producing the protein MPRIPYWNIDYGIIIDLLAIPVAIVFFYGLYRQWLLIKQGKMRVIPSIGNMIQGIGTFRLKAFLVRGILNARLYRKPASGIAHGFVFWGMVILFIGTNLVILNILFGLPVFSGGFNRWFMSFMLDLAGFLTLVGIVFFLVRRMIPPVRLRLPEARKGFVPVSGLLGLILITGFVTEGARIAAAAGSLEAGAFVGNFLASNLISPALALEIHAVTWWVHGLLSLGFVAYIPYSPLVHIVLAPVNVGFADPAPNVKMGVMDFSAFENEDAEELPALGANKLADFTRKRFLDFSSCLWCGRCQEVCPAYNTDKPLSPKGVIVTLADRLASGKLDESLIEGISMDAIFNCTTCAACMEACPVSINQPKTIMRFRQNLVMEQSRIPELMGKAVASLEQRAHPFFGTGSGAAEWRKDLDVPIFEPGQTEYLLWIGCSVAYEQRAQKIGRAMVRILQKAGTSFGILEESRCTGDPAKQMGNEFLFAEIAQQNIEDFSALGIKKIITLCPHCFNSFSRHYPKLGGEYEIIPHGSFIKILMDEKKLNLVRKDQLITYHDPCYLGRRNGIYDDPRTVIAGVGGLVEMPRHRNESFCCGGGGGNYWAEELGSRINQQRAGEAMETNADTIAVACPFCLLMLTDGLKKHTEETKIFDIAEIVAASMV
- a CDS encoding DUF4037 domain-containing protein, which produces MKGLELCRRFFERHGASMISKEFSGFRHRIAAGMVGEGSECLGFDDPISRDHDWGPGFCLWLDDNDFDEIGKPLQSAYDQLPRMFMGFVRKPGPLSNGKVGVFKTSDFYKRFVGLAHAPETLLQWVRQSDESLCACTSGDVFSDPLGRFSRIRQILLDFYPEDVRMFKIACRCAACARSGQYNFMRCAKRKEIFAAAYALHDFCSGLMGLVFLLKRRYSPFFKWKHRATRELGALGAAVHDQVNTLMRIRKDEDKQAIVESLSLSVINELKNQGLSDSNSDFLLDHSLSVQSRISSDMLRHSDVWGDH
- a CDS encoding MmgE/PrpD family protein codes for the protein MTVTKRFAQYIDETKYEDIPRDVHRYARLCLLDWIGVTLGGSREPISDILMDFVDIVGGNPHATILGKGIKTNLIFAALVNGTLSHALDFDDTHKNSGTHPSVCLAPAVMAVGEYMKSSGRDLITAFVIGFEVGARIGAAAGTAHYDYGWHATATIGRFSATAAASKLMGLSQDQIVNAFGIAGTQVSGLREVFGTMSKPFHAGKAAMDGLLSVALAKRNFDSSNEIFEGKFGLKNVFAPKADPSRLLKDLGRKYHITDIAFKPYASALATHSTIQAIEAMKAKEKITAADVKSIQIEFGQLPFSVVNIKHPRRVLEGKFSVYQCAALAFVKGRVTPGMFTHEWIHDPEIIRFREKVNVLLNPGLKKFETIIKVITQQNRILEIFIRESKGSASDPLTFLEMKNKFMDLALPVVDLENAEKIVESVRHLSDIQDVSAIIQLCHPA
- a CDS encoding DUF4125 family protein, which codes for MDVLKKNRKFLIKSILEMELNMFQRVNGGPSAPCQEQPDAFKKIRGSIYSFWSLDMLESYYGDLIMAQRNNRNLVYEKYARMDNKIPPINKSPLIGKIVEIEQKWQEELKSAYPVVYRHTCRDRSVVKDGSDFKVYLASELETFGNKTLEKYYDHVKKAIDKGKNLSMEMLRRLAENSGVESLEKLEAVMQKQVNP
- a CDS encoding class I adenylate-forming enzyme family protein: MKWNIGKILSKREAFSPDKIALIFEDTPLTYRDLNRESNRVAHFFAEKGLKKGDRIAVDLLNGPEFLACYFAAAKLGLIFVPMNYRLVSQELKYQLNRCNCSMLVFNDQFKEYIDPIRNSLDLKEENFVCVTIDGECPAWALDYRGVISHYPADEPIPERIIDLDDPLTILFTSGVTGSPKGAVITHGQTYFKCFQIINYTDMRQGDIVQSQAPLCHSAGLFAVSTPALSRGATLLMRSGFDPEKFSLDIERYSATIVFGLSTMMRFVLNSGVLDKVDLSSVRFVYGGGEKTSQTLYDELARKGLNLLPGFGQTENSAMALMPEHAPRSKYKSVGVANFFTELWIQNEKGQRVKPGEIGQIMARGPNVMKEYWDMPAETRTTIVDDVLHTGDLGYMDEDGYLYVVDRMKDMYRSGAENVYPAEVEAELIKHPKIEQVAIVGVPNEKWGETGKAFIVCSEGQTITHSEVAEYLDGKVARFKIPGYTQLLDSMPQTVTGKLRKGVLKKKYC
- the elbB gene encoding isoprenoid biosynthesis glyoxalase ElbB, producing MAKKKIGVLLSGCGVYDGTEIHESVLTLFFIDQSNAEAVCFAPDIPQAHVVNHLTQEEMSETRNVLVESARIARGQIWNIDEVDVAELDAVILPGGFGAAKNLSEFAFKGPQGKVNESVASFLKKMIEAGKPLGALCIAPVAVGMALKDRSPELTIGSEPEVIEALNALGVKHALCKVDEICVDSKNSIVTTPAYMLGSGIADVATGIQKLVEKVIEMTQ